In Isoptericola jiangsuensis, the following proteins share a genomic window:
- the dnaB gene encoding replicative DNA helicase, whose translation MSIEELEAGYGSSSGAAFDRTPPQDIDAEMSVLGGMLLSKDAIADVVEQIRGNDFYRPAHEAVYEAIIDLYGRGEPADAITVVAELTKRGEIGRIGGASYIHDLMAGVPTAANAGYYARIVQERAVLRRLVAAGTKIVQLGYATDGGDVDAVVNNAQAEIYAVTERKTTEDYMPLADIIGGTMDEIEAAGNRGEGMTGVPTGFADLDRLTNGLHPGQMIVIAARPAMGKSTLAIDIARAASIKHQKASVVFSLEMSRNEITMRLLSAEARVHLQKLRNGSMGDDDWQKLAGVMGKVSEAPMFIDDSPNMSLTEIRAKCRRLKQKHDLQLVVIDYLQLMSSGKKVESRQQEVSEFSRALKLLAKEIEVPVIALSQLNRGPEQRGDKKPQMSDLRESGSIEQDADMVILLHREDAYEKESPRAGEADLIVAKHRNGPTDTITVAFQGHYSRFVDMQV comes from the coding sequence ATGTCGATCGAGGAGCTCGAGGCGGGTTACGGCTCGTCGTCCGGAGCCGCGTTCGACCGCACCCCGCCGCAGGACATCGATGCCGAGATGAGCGTGCTGGGCGGCATGCTGCTGTCCAAGGACGCCATCGCGGACGTCGTCGAGCAGATCCGCGGCAACGACTTCTACCGCCCTGCGCACGAGGCCGTCTACGAGGCGATCATCGACCTCTACGGCCGTGGCGAGCCCGCCGACGCCATCACCGTCGTCGCCGAGCTCACCAAGCGCGGCGAGATCGGCCGCATCGGCGGCGCCTCCTACATCCACGACCTCATGGCGGGCGTCCCCACCGCCGCCAACGCCGGCTACTACGCCCGCATCGTGCAGGAGCGCGCCGTGCTGCGCCGCCTCGTGGCCGCCGGCACCAAGATCGTCCAGCTCGGGTACGCCACCGACGGCGGCGACGTCGACGCCGTCGTCAACAACGCCCAGGCGGAGATCTACGCCGTCACCGAGCGCAAGACGACCGAGGACTACATGCCGCTCGCCGACATCATCGGCGGCACCATGGACGAGATCGAGGCCGCCGGGAACCGCGGCGAAGGCATGACCGGCGTGCCCACCGGGTTCGCCGACCTCGACCGCCTCACCAACGGACTCCACCCCGGCCAGATGATCGTCATCGCTGCGCGCCCCGCAATGGGCAAGTCAACATTGGCCATTGATATTGCCAGGGCTGCCTCTATTAAACACCAGAAGGCGTCAGTCGTCTTCTCCCTGGAGATGAGCCGCAACGAGATCACGATGCGACTCCTGTCCGCCGAAGCGCGCGTCCACCTCCAGAAGCTCCGCAACGGCTCCATGGGTGACGACGACTGGCAGAAGCTCGCCGGTGTCATGGGCAAGGTGTCCGAGGCGCCGATGTTCATCGACGACTCGCCCAACATGTCGCTCACCGAGATCCGCGCCAAGTGCCGCCGACTCAAGCAGAAGCACGACCTTCAGCTCGTCGTCATCGACTACCTCCAGCTGATGTCCTCCGGCAAGAAGGTCGAGTCGCGTCAGCAGGAGGTCTCCGAGTTCTCCCGCGCGCTCAAGCTTCTCGCGAAGGAGATCGAGGTCCCCGTCATCGCGCTGTCGCAGCTGAACCGTGGTCCCGAGCAGCGCGGTGACAAGAAGCCGCAGATGTCGGACCTTCGTGAATCGGGCTCGATCGAGCAGGACGCGGACATGGTCATTCTTTTGCACCGAGAAGATGCTTATGAGAAGGAGTCTCCTCGCGCTGGAGAGGCCGACCTGATCGTGGCCAAGCACCGAAACGGTCCCACCGACACCATCACCGTCGCGTTCCAGGGTCACTACTCGCGTTTCGTCGACATGCAGGTCTGA
- a CDS encoding NAD(P)H-dependent oxidoreductase, producing the protein MHLLTVFAHPVPTSYPRAVVDAFHQPVHAAGHTIDLLDLHEEDFDPRFGTADHDHFWGGPAPAGIAEMHARVEAADRLAFVYPVYWWGMPALMKGWIERVFTGGWAYQYGAGVQDRGRAPVASKLTNTPTLLLGLAGSTERTYDRYGYREAMQTQIDVGTFAYCGIDDVESHLVFDVEGTDKTENRDAGLREAQALAARFLDPDRTPNAVREQHLRTRGEEVRPRPHP; encoded by the coding sequence ATGCACCTGCTCACCGTGTTCGCCCACCCGGTGCCGACGTCCTACCCCCGCGCCGTCGTCGACGCGTTCCACCAGCCGGTCCACGCCGCGGGACACACCATCGACCTCCTGGACCTGCACGAGGAGGACTTCGACCCGCGCTTCGGCACCGCCGACCACGACCACTTCTGGGGCGGGCCTGCGCCGGCCGGGATCGCCGAGATGCACGCCCGCGTCGAGGCCGCCGACCGCCTCGCCTTCGTGTACCCGGTCTACTGGTGGGGCATGCCCGCCCTCATGAAGGGCTGGATCGAGCGCGTCTTCACCGGCGGCTGGGCCTACCAGTACGGAGCAGGCGTGCAGGACCGCGGTCGGGCGCCGGTGGCCTCGAAGCTCACCAACACGCCGACCCTGCTCCTCGGGCTCGCCGGCTCCACCGAGCGCACCTACGACCGCTACGGCTACCGCGAGGCCATGCAGACCCAGATCGACGTCGGCACCTTCGCCTACTGCGGCATCGACGACGTCGAGAGCCACCTGGTGTTCGACGTCGAAGGCACCGACAAGACCGAGAACCGGGACGCCGGGCTGCGCGAGGCCCAGGCGCTCGCGGCACGGTTCCTCGACCCCGACCGCACCCCGAACGCGGTACGTGAGCAGCACCTGCGCACTCGCGGCGAGGAAGTACGTCCGCGCCCTCACCCCTGA